One region of Candidatus Peribacteraceae bacterium genomic DNA includes:
- a CDS encoding DEAD/DEAH box helicase family protein, whose translation MPKPTEAETRQELIDKRLKKAQWDVKDPTQVISELDIWVGLPEGIEEPLHEFQGHQFSDYALLGEDGYPLAVVEAKKTSRDARVGQEQAKQYAVNIVKNTGREMPFVFYTNGHDIYFWDTERYPPRKVHGFPTRKDLERMKFLRETAKPMSQELINRDISGRPYQIEAIRTVLEGVEKGNRKFLLVMATGTGKTRTCVSLLDVLMRSNRAQRVLFLVDRIALRDQARDAFREFLPNAPLWPKQGEQEIATDRRIYIATYPTMLNIIEQVDCKLSPHFFDLVVADESHRSIYNVFRNIFDYFDSLQLGLTATPTDAIDHNTFDLFRCEDGNPTYAYTYEEAVNNKPPYLSTFQAFSIQTKFQSEGIHHDKLSLEEQKRLLAEGKEPEDINFEGTDLEKKVTNKGTNALIVQEFMEECVKDDSGTMPGKTIFFAMTKKHAYRLQEIFDALYPEQKGNIAKVLVSDDARVHGKGGLLDQFKSNDMPRIAISVDMLDTGIDVREIVNLVFAKPVFSYTKFWQMIGRGTRLLEPKAMKPWCTKKDNFLIMDCWENFAYFEMNPKGKEDRPTKPLPVRIFETRLQKLAAAEKAGEKEITTDTIAALRADIARLPENNVVVLDAKSKLERLDDAFWKTLNSEKSLYLQKEIAPLMRARSNEDFKAMSLDLNVLQLSIARLEKNEEKIATLEEVIVEKVSDLPLTVNVVAREQELIESVLNESFVHKASEEELRRIVTRLAPLMRYREEGFKIDQEKLNLKDLTAEKKYIEFGPANERVTIQKYREKVEALIKRLEEENPILQKVKEGKSLTKEELEQLADTLEQYEPYPTEQNLQKAYDARRVRFLDLIRHIMGIGDLVTFADKVTEAFAEFIVAHNTLTAKQIQFLQALQTFIIENGRLDKKDLTREPFTRFHAKGFLGLFKPQERTEILQLATSLLHA comes from the coding sequence ATGCCAAAGCCAACCGAAGCAGAAACACGGCAAGAATTGATCGATAAACGCCTGAAGAAGGCGCAGTGGGATGTGAAGGATCCCACGCAGGTCATCAGCGAGCTGGATATCTGGGTCGGGCTTCCCGAAGGCATCGAGGAGCCGCTCCATGAATTCCAAGGACACCAATTCTCGGATTACGCCCTTCTCGGAGAAGACGGCTATCCCCTCGCCGTTGTGGAGGCGAAGAAGACTTCACGGGATGCGCGCGTTGGGCAGGAGCAGGCGAAGCAGTACGCGGTGAACATCGTGAAGAACACGGGGCGGGAGATGCCCTTCGTCTTCTACACGAACGGCCACGACATCTACTTCTGGGATACGGAGCGCTACCCGCCCCGCAAGGTGCACGGCTTCCCCACGCGCAAAGACTTGGAGCGGATGAAGTTCCTCCGCGAGACTGCCAAGCCAATGTCGCAGGAGCTCATCAACCGCGATATTTCAGGACGTCCGTACCAGATCGAAGCCATCCGTACGGTGCTGGAAGGCGTGGAGAAGGGTAACCGCAAGTTCCTCCTCGTGATGGCTACCGGTACGGGGAAGACGCGCACTTGTGTCTCTCTCCTCGATGTCCTCATGCGCAGCAACCGGGCGCAGCGCGTACTGTTCCTCGTAGACAGGATCGCGCTCAGGGATCAGGCACGGGATGCCTTCAGGGAGTTCCTCCCCAATGCTCCGCTCTGGCCGAAGCAGGGAGAGCAGGAGATCGCCACTGATCGGCGCATCTACATTGCGACCTATCCCACGATGCTCAACATTATCGAGCAGGTGGATTGCAAGCTCAGCCCCCACTTCTTCGACCTCGTGGTTGCCGACGAGAGCCACCGTTCCATCTACAACGTCTTCCGCAATATCTTCGACTACTTCGATTCCCTGCAGCTTGGCCTCACGGCCACGCCTACGGACGCCATCGACCACAACACGTTCGATCTCTTCCGGTGCGAAGACGGGAATCCTACCTACGCCTACACCTACGAAGAGGCCGTGAACAACAAACCGCCGTATCTCAGTACCTTCCAGGCATTCTCCATCCAGACGAAGTTCCAATCCGAGGGTATCCATCATGACAAGCTCTCGCTGGAGGAACAGAAGAGGCTTCTCGCGGAAGGCAAGGAACCCGAGGACATCAACTTTGAGGGGACAGACCTGGAGAAGAAAGTGACGAACAAGGGCACAAACGCGCTCATCGTGCAGGAATTCATGGAGGAGTGCGTTAAGGACGACAGCGGCACAATGCCGGGGAAGACGATCTTCTTCGCGATGACGAAGAAGCACGCCTACCGCCTGCAAGAAATCTTCGATGCCCTGTATCCTGAACAGAAAGGCAACATCGCCAAGGTGCTCGTCTCCGATGATGCGCGTGTCCACGGCAAGGGCGGCCTCCTCGACCAGTTCAAGAGTAACGACATGCCGCGCATCGCCATCAGCGTGGACATGCTGGATACAGGCATCGACGTGAGAGAAATCGTAAACCTTGTCTTTGCCAAACCTGTCTTTTCGTACACGAAGTTTTGGCAAATGATCGGACGTGGGACACGTTTGTTGGAGCCGAAGGCAATGAAGCCGTGGTGCACGAAGAAGGACAATTTCCTCATCATGGACTGCTGGGAGAACTTCGCCTACTTCGAAATGAACCCGAAGGGGAAGGAAGACCGCCCCACCAAACCCCTCCCCGTCCGCATCTTCGAGACGCGCCTACAGAAGCTGGCGGCAGCGGAGAAGGCGGGAGAGAAGGAGATCACCACGGATACCATCGCAGCCCTCCGCGCGGACATCGCGAGGCTGCCGGAGAATAACGTGGTGGTGCTGGACGCCAAGTCCAAGCTGGAACGGCTGGATGATGCGTTCTGGAAGACGCTCAATAGCGAGAAGAGCCTCTACCTACAGAAGGAGATCGCCCCGCTCATGCGCGCGCGCAGCAATGAGGACTTCAAGGCCATGAGCCTCGACCTCAACGTGCTGCAGCTCAGTATCGCGCGTTTGGAGAAGAACGAAGAGAAGATCGCAACGCTGGAAGAGGTCATCGTGGAGAAGGTATCTGACCTGCCGCTCACGGTGAATGTCGTTGCGCGGGAGCAAGAGCTGATCGAGTCGGTACTCAACGAGAGTTTCGTCCACAAGGCGAGCGAGGAAGAGCTGCGACGGATCGTGACGAGGCTCGCCCCCCTCATGCGATACCGCGAGGAGGGATTCAAGATCGACCAGGAGAAGCTCAACCTCAAAGACCTGACAGCCGAGAAGAAATACATCGAATTCGGTCCCGCGAACGAACGCGTGACCATCCAGAAGTACCGCGAGAAGGTGGAGGCGCTCATCAAGCGGCTGGAGGAAGAGAACCCCATCCTGCAAAAGGTCAAAGAGGGCAAGAGCCTGACGAAGGAGGAGCTGGAGCAGCTTGCCGATACCCTGGAGCAGTACGAGCCGTATCCAACGGAGCAGAACCTGCAGAAAGCCTACGACGCGCGACGCGTGCGCTTCCTCGACCTCATCAGGCATATTATGGGCATCGGTGACCTGGTGACCTTCGCGGACAAAGTCACGGAAGCGTTTGCCGAATTCATCGTGGCGCACAACACACTCACCGCGAAGCAGATCCAGTTCCTGCAAGCGCTCCAAACCTTCATCATCGAGAACGGAAGGCTGGACAAGAAAGACCTCACGAGAGAGCCATTCACCCGCTTCCACGCCAAAGGTTTCCTTGGCCTCTTCAAGCCACAGGAACGTACCGAGATCCTGCAGCTTGCCACATCCCTCCTCCATGCTTAG
- a CDS encoding S24 family peptidase, whose translation MPATTSPLHPTQEKLLELLKENIDDPLTIRDLQESLGLSSPSLVQHHLQQLEMKGYLRRNPSNPRDYQVLTESPDRLIAYLNVYGLAECGPRGSVLDGNPVQKIAIGSKLLGFSSLEAFIVRAKGNSMLPYIKNGDLVITRRTNDYKNGDVVVCVNDGEALIKKIAVRGNQIFLVSFNKDTRYLPFPAAGDFRVEGIVKGVLTHSIEE comes from the coding sequence ATGCCTGCGACAACTTCCCCTCTCCATCCCACTCAGGAGAAGCTCTTGGAATTGCTAAAGGAAAATATTGATGATCCTTTGACAATCCGAGATCTGCAGGAGTCTCTCGGTCTCTCTTCACCAAGTCTCGTTCAGCATCACCTCCAGCAACTCGAAATGAAGGGCTATCTAAGGCGCAATCCTTCCAACCCACGTGACTACCAGGTACTCACAGAATCTCCTGATCGACTCATCGCGTATTTGAATGTCTATGGTCTCGCGGAGTGTGGACCTCGGGGCTCGGTACTCGACGGTAACCCCGTGCAGAAGATTGCTATCGGCAGCAAGCTACTCGGATTTTCCTCACTGGAAGCTTTTATCGTCAGGGCAAAGGGGAATTCCATGCTTCCTTACATCAAGAATGGTGATTTGGTTATCACACGTCGAACGAATGATTATAAGAATGGAGACGTTGTTGTTTGTGTAAATGACGGAGAAGCTCTTATTAAGAAGATAGCAGTGAGAGGCAATCAGATCTTTTTAGTGTCATTCAACAAAGATACTCGTTATCTTCCTTTTCCTGCTGCTGGAGATTTCAGGGTTGAGGGAATAGTAAAGGGCGTGCTCACACATTCAATCGAAGAATGA
- a CDS encoding DUF4062 domain-containing protein: MTNSAIKPRVFISSVVTDYDRYRAAAKAAVISAGGEPLLVNEDFPAHALSPRNVCLDAVVGSDIYILLLGSRGGSRAPSGKLMVEEEYEEAKKRGIPVLIFLEETERDSGASLLENKVSDYLHGGLRKKYSSESELREAVKNALAPLIGQLIISSMDPNLVQQAILEPPKMGQEATVTLALAPTRDNEVIDPVTLESPQFADGVYRLAHEPEIRLLSYSKSKTHSIQGRAFMIRQGGNSSPKEEAIVTVHENGLITVTANVTGRNERNQEILSGYAISEEDVRHILRTVLSFARAFYDQHDPYQRYHSFLYAVSLANAGHRRIEKDVSPRKSYTMSYQNKDVILAFDEPRKIDRSVMSNPEHEVDRVITLLQRQLNQD; this comes from the coding sequence ATGACTAATTCAGCGATCAAGCCCCGAGTTTTCATTAGTTCCGTTGTTACGGATTACGACCGATACCGCGCCGCAGCGAAGGCGGCAGTCATCTCAGCCGGAGGAGAACCATTATTGGTGAATGAAGACTTCCCAGCCCACGCACTTTCTCCAAGAAACGTTTGTCTGGATGCTGTTGTTGGATCAGACATCTACATACTGTTGCTCGGGTCGAGAGGTGGATCGAGGGCACCATCTGGGAAGCTCATGGTTGAGGAAGAGTACGAGGAAGCCAAGAAGCGCGGGATACCAGTTCTCATCTTCCTCGAAGAAACGGAGCGGGATAGCGGAGCCTCCTTGCTCGAGAATAAGGTTAGTGATTATCTGCATGGGGGCTTGCGGAAGAAATATTCTTCCGAAAGCGAGCTGCGCGAAGCAGTGAAGAACGCCCTTGCCCCCCTAATTGGGCAACTTATTATCTCCTCAATGGATCCGAACCTTGTGCAGCAGGCCATTCTAGAACCTCCGAAAATGGGACAAGAGGCCACTGTTACACTTGCCCTAGCCCCTACTCGTGACAACGAAGTGATCGATCCCGTAACACTTGAGAGCCCTCAGTTCGCGGATGGAGTGTATCGGCTCGCACACGAACCAGAGATCAGGCTTCTTTCGTACTCAAAGAGCAAGACACATTCGATACAAGGCAGGGCTTTCATGATCCGGCAGGGGGGGAATTCTAGCCCTAAAGAGGAAGCTATTGTGACAGTGCACGAAAACGGACTCATTACGGTGACCGCTAATGTCACTGGACGCAATGAGCGTAACCAAGAAATTCTTTCGGGGTATGCTATCTCCGAAGAGGACGTCCGGCATATCCTTCGTACAGTGCTTTCCTTCGCGAGAGCATTCTATGACCAGCATGATCCGTATCAGCGTTACCACAGCTTTCTCTACGCTGTGAGCTTGGCGAATGCGGGACATCGCAGGATCGAGAAGGACGTCTCCCCTCGAAAGTCATATACGATGTCATATCAAAATAAAGATGTTATCCTGGCGTTTGATGAGCCCCGAAAAATCGATCGTTCGGTGATGAGCAATCCCGAGCACGAGGTAGATAGAGTAATCACGTTGCTTCAGCGTCAGCTCAACCAAGATTGA